The following proteins are encoded in a genomic region of Tenuifilum sp. 4138str:
- a CDS encoding lipocalin family protein — protein MRLKVMVIVSMLFGTSCKSQDLQTVPALDLQRYAGTWYEIARLPNSFEKGLECITATYTLRPDGRVTVENKGVRADGSVSSIKGVAWVSREDEPAKLKVRFFWPFAGKYWVVYIDNDYRYALVGEPKRKYFWILSRTPQIDSTTYVQLVDIASQKGFDTQRLITVNQKCPE, from the coding sequence ATGAGACTAAAAGTCATGGTAATCGTTTCGATGTTGTTCGGCACATCCTGCAAATCGCAGGATTTGCAGACAGTACCAGCGCTCGACCTCCAACGCTACGCCGGTACATGGTATGAGATTGCAAGGCTGCCCAATAGCTTTGAAAAGGGGTTGGAGTGCATAACAGCTACCTACACCCTTCGTCCCGATGGGCGGGTTACCGTTGAAAACAAGGGGGTAAGAGCCGATGGCAGCGTGAGCAGCATTAAAGGAGTGGCTTGGGTTTCCCGTGAGGATGAGCCTGCTAAGCTAAAAGTAAGGTTCTTTTGGCCATTTGCTGGCAAATACTGGGTGGTTTACATTGATAACGATTACCGCTATGCGCTTGTGGGGGAGCCAAAGCGAAAGTATTTCTGGATTCTATCGCGTACGCCACAAATAGATTCAACAACCTATGTGCAACTAGTTGATATAGCCAGCCAAAAAGGATTCGATACCCAAAGGCTGATTACAGTAAATCAAAAATGCCCCGAATAG
- the folK gene encoding 2-amino-4-hydroxy-6-hydroxymethyldihydropteridine diphosphokinase, producing MAKVYLSIGGNLGDREQLIDSAREAIAARIGTIKKSSSIYESEAWGFESENNFLNQVLMVETSLSPAAIMLEISYIESKLGRERNGKGYTSRTMDIDVLFYDHLILYTPELIVPHKQLHKRRFILEPLKEIAPDFIHPLFSITINEIAISCTDAGKVWKYEPVNA from the coding sequence ATGGCTAAAGTTTACCTATCGATAGGTGGTAATTTAGGTGATAGAGAGCAGCTGATTGATTCGGCCCGCGAGGCTATTGCAGCCCGAATTGGAACAATCAAGAAATCGTCATCCATATACGAATCGGAAGCCTGGGGCTTTGAAAGCGAAAACAACTTTCTGAACCAGGTTTTAATGGTTGAAACAAGCCTTAGCCCGGCTGCCATTATGCTGGAGATTTCGTACATTGAATCGAAACTGGGACGCGAACGCAACGGTAAGGGCTATACCTCGCGCACAATGGATATCGACGTGCTATTCTACGACCATCTGATACTTTACACCCCTGAACTTATTGTTCCCCACAAGCAACTCCATAAACGCAGGTTCATTCTTGAGCCCCTTAAGGAGATTGCCCCTGACTTTATTCACCCCCTGTTCTCCATCACCATTAATGAAATTGCCATTTCCTGTACCGATGCCGGAAAGGTATGGAAGTACGAGCCAGTTAATGCCTAA
- a CDS encoding ABC transporter substrate binding protein, with product MFKNVLIAVLMVAGNFYLFAKELPNRILIINSYHTGLSWTDSLNKGFIDAVKGFDQSVEFFIENLDTKRFPENLNRREQKIYLSTRIQQIKPNLIALTDDDAFILMESLLKEISGLDTIPVVFMGVNHDKAYPKNFTGVLERVDIKANLEFIKQLQPNVKRVYCVTDETTTGKVIGERINNTLLKYNPGFEVRVIWNLSYYDLIDTLSNLSDNEAILFLLFNRDIKGNYFSYEAILDSLSRNVKAPIYGTWSFYLNHGIVGGAIISGYHHGKRAGELASLLLKGVSPKTIAPTDGPSDFIVDHLQLVKYSISQKLLPQGTLILNKNKRFIHLSRGTTLVVAAIVLLLIVLLIFMGVYSRMRHKALRLQKYYNTLLEQKNQEVENSLKFAEEANELKSAFLANMSHEIRTPMNAIVGFSKLIKESSLLSPEEVNGYLDIIAENAQRLMRLINDIIDISKIDSKQLSIYKRPVQLGPLFANCYRAAEVELDRVNKNNIAIEMSFRPTDAALEVVTDPDRLQQVVMNLLNNAIKFTSSGRIVLGYSVIHDLLRVSVEDTGIGIDSQYLDAVFERFRQIDGTLNREYGGSGLGLSICKGIVEAMGGRIGVDSRPEVGSTFWFEVPISLATPGQQVEVPIKVSKSKLKNKVLLIVEDNEPSAILLREMLKGTGAVLLQAATGKEVATILNDKVKIDIALVDVYLPDMSGYEVVTKIKQAQPNVRVIAQTANAMDTDRQKSLEAGCDEHITKPIDKDKLIELLSMLLS from the coding sequence ATGTTCAAAAATGTTTTGATAGCAGTTTTAATGGTGGCAGGCAATTTTTACTTGTTTGCCAAGGAACTACCTAATAGGATTCTCATCATTAACTCTTATCATACTGGTTTAAGCTGGACCGATAGTCTAAATAAGGGGTTTATTGATGCAGTTAAAGGATTTGACCAGTCTGTTGAGTTCTTTATTGAAAATCTTGATACCAAGCGTTTTCCGGAAAATCTAAACAGGAGAGAGCAAAAAATCTATTTATCGACCCGGATACAGCAAATAAAACCTAATCTTATTGCCCTAACCGATGACGACGCCTTTATCTTAATGGAATCGCTCCTAAAGGAGATTTCAGGGTTAGACACTATTCCCGTGGTTTTCATGGGCGTAAATCATGATAAGGCTTACCCTAAAAATTTTACTGGAGTACTGGAAAGGGTTGATATAAAAGCAAACCTTGAGTTTATAAAGCAACTTCAACCTAATGTAAAAAGGGTTTACTGTGTAACCGATGAAACAACCACAGGCAAGGTAATTGGCGAGAGGATTAATAACACCCTACTAAAGTATAATCCTGGTTTTGAGGTGCGCGTTATTTGGAACCTTAGCTATTATGACCTAATTGATACTCTTTCTAATTTAAGCGATAACGAGGCAATCCTATTCTTACTTTTCAATAGAGATATCAAGGGGAACTATTTTTCCTATGAGGCAATACTGGATTCATTAAGCAGGAACGTTAAAGCTCCCATTTACGGCACATGGTCGTTTTACCTAAACCATGGAATAGTTGGAGGAGCCATAATATCGGGTTACCATCACGGTAAACGAGCCGGAGAGCTAGCAAGTCTGCTACTGAAAGGGGTTTCGCCCAAAACTATTGCTCCTACCGATGGCCCATCCGATTTTATTGTTGACCATTTACAACTTGTAAAATATTCCATTTCACAAAAACTTTTACCCCAAGGAACGCTCATCCTTAATAAAAATAAAAGGTTTATTCATTTAAGCAGAGGCACAACTCTGGTAGTTGCAGCGATAGTTCTTTTGCTAATTGTGCTTTTAATTTTCATGGGTGTGTATAGCCGCATGAGGCACAAGGCGCTAAGGTTGCAAAAGTACTACAACACATTGCTGGAGCAAAAGAACCAAGAGGTTGAAAACAGCTTAAAGTTTGCAGAGGAGGCAAATGAGCTAAAGAGCGCTTTCCTGGCCAATATGAGCCATGAAATCCGTACACCCATGAATGCCATTGTTGGTTTTTCAAAGCTGATAAAGGAATCATCGCTGCTAAGTCCGGAAGAGGTAAACGGTTATCTTGATATTATTGCAGAGAATGCTCAACGGCTAATGAGGCTTATTAACGATATCATTGATATTTCAAAGATTGACTCAAAGCAGCTTTCCATCTATAAACGCCCTGTTCAGCTTGGCCCCCTGTTTGCCAACTGCTATAGGGCTGCCGAGGTAGAACTCGACAGGGTGAACAAAAATAACATAGCCATTGAAATGTCGTTTCGTCCCACCGATGCAGCCCTTGAGGTAGTAACTGATCCCGATAGGCTTCAACAGGTGGTAATGAACCTGCTAAACAATGCCATTAAGTTTACCAGTAGTGGACGGATAGTTTTAGGTTACAGTGTTATACACGATTTACTCAGAGTGAGCGTGGAGGACACAGGCATTGGTATCGACTCGCAGTATCTCGATGCAGTTTTTGAGCGTTTTAGGCAGATAGACGGAACGCTGAACCGGGAGTACGGCGGGTCAGGTTTAGGCCTTTCAATATGCAAGGGAATAGTGGAGGCTATGGGAGGAAGGATTGGTGTGGACTCAAGGCCAGAGGTAGGATCAACCTTTTGGTTCGAGGTACCCATAAGTTTAGCCACACCCGGGCAGCAGGTTGAGGTACCAATTAAGGTTTCAAAGTCAAAGCTGAAAAACAAGGTTTTGCTTATTGTTGAGGACAACGAGCCCTCGGCAATCCTTTTAAGGGAGATGCTCAAGGGTACGGGTGCAGTGCTCCTTCAGGCTGCTACAGGCAAAGAGGTTGCAACTATCCTGAACGATAAGGTTAAAATTGATATTGCGCTGGTTGATGTTTACCTACCCGATATGTCGGGCTACGAGGTGGTTACAAAAATTAAGCAGGCTCAGCCTAACGTTAGGGTAATTGCGCAAACAGCTAATGCTATGGATACCGATAGACAAAAGTCGCTTGAGGCAGGTTGCGATGAGCACATCACCAAGCCAATAGACAAGGATAAGCTTATTGAACTACTTTCAATGTTACTTTCCTGA
- a CDS encoding DMT family transporter, producing MEQYYGELAALLTAFFWTVTALAFESASRKVGSLSVNLLRLGTAFIFLSVYALISRGKAFPVDAGTHQWVWLSLSGLVGFVLGDLFLFQSYVVIGSRISMLIMSLAPPLAAIIGWITMGETLTLKQAIAMAVVLAGIVLVVLERQSANENGNGKRVRFSYPVGGILLAFGGALGQAGGLVLSKYGMAGYDVIPSVQIRVITGIVGFTLFFALSNKWKNLSDALRNGKAMKRLLIGAFFGPFLGVSFSLLAVKYTSTGVASALMSIVPVLIIAPAVVVFKEKITVKELAGAVITVVGVALFFL from the coding sequence ATGGAACAATACTACGGCGAGCTTGCCGCTTTGCTAACAGCCTTTTTTTGGACTGTAACCGCCCTGGCCTTTGAATCGGCAAGCCGAAAGGTGGGTTCGCTTTCGGTTAACCTTTTAAGGCTGGGTACTGCCTTTATTTTCCTTTCGGTGTATGCCCTGATAAGTCGCGGAAAAGCATTTCCGGTTGATGCCGGCACGCATCAGTGGGTTTGGCTCTCGCTTTCGGGTTTGGTAGGATTTGTTTTAGGCGATCTATTTCTTTTTCAGTCGTACGTTGTTATTGGCTCCCGTATCTCCATGCTTATAATGTCGTTAGCTCCGCCATTGGCTGCAATCATAGGTTGGATAACCATGGGCGAAACCCTAACGCTCAAGCAGGCCATTGCCATGGCTGTTGTGCTAGCGGGTATAGTATTGGTAGTATTGGAGCGCCAGTCGGCCAATGAGAACGGAAATGGAAAACGGGTTCGGTTTTCGTATCCGGTTGGAGGGATACTTCTGGCGTTTGGCGGCGCGCTGGGTCAAGCCGGAGGCTTAGTTTTGAGTAAGTACGGAATGGCCGGCTACGATGTTATCCCCTCCGTTCAAATACGAGTTATTACAGGAATTGTTGGTTTTACTCTCTTTTTTGCCTTATCAAATAAGTGGAAAAACCTTTCCGATGCATTACGAAACGGTAAGGCTATGAAGCGGCTTTTAATTGGGGCATTCTTTGGCCCGTTTTTGGGTGTTTCCTTTTCGCTTTTAGCCGTAAAATACACCTCAACAGGAGTTGCGTCGGCCTTGATGTCGATTGTACCCGTTTTAATTATTGCTCCAGCCGTAGTTGTTTTCAAGGAAAAAATTACTGTTAAAGAGCTTGCAGGAGCAGTAATTACTGTGGTAGGCGTTGCGCTGTTTTTCCTTTAG
- the rpsT gene encoding 30S ribosomal protein S20 has translation MANHKSAEKRIRQTETRREHNRYYAKTTRNALKALRNTTDKAAAMELLPKVSAMLDKLAKNNIIHKNKAANLKSSIQKHVNAL, from the coding sequence ATGGCAAACCATAAATCAGCTGAAAAGAGAATCAGACAAACTGAGACTCGCAGGGAACACAACCGTTACTATGCAAAAACAACCCGTAATGCCCTAAAGGCTTTACGCAACACAACCGATAAGGCTGCTGCCATGGAATTACTTCCTAAAGTATCGGCTATGCTCGATAAGTTAGCCAAGAACAATATCATTCATAAGAATAAAGCAGCTAACCTTAAGAGTTCAATTCAGAAACACGTTAACGCTCTGTAA
- a CDS encoding UDP-N-acetylmuramate--L-alanine ligase: MRVHFIAIGGSAMHNLAIAMKLKGYQVTGSDDEIFEPSLSRLKNHGLLPSHQGWNPSIITPEIDAIVLGMHARADNPELLRAKELGIKIYSYPEFLYEQSRQKTRIVVGGSHGKTTITSMIMHVLKHLNFKFDYMVGAQLKGFENMVSFSDDAPFAVFEGDEYLTSPIDPRPKFHVYRPNIAIISGISWDHINVFPTFDIYREQFAKFIDCIEPNGTIIYCADDPEVCRVVEESQRNDIKRIPYHTHPHGIANGIWSLDFNGTSIPLKVFGKHNMQNISAAKAACITLGVTEKQFYNAIETFEGASKRLQLLAQGTSTSVFLDFAHSPSKLKATIEAVRELYPARKLVVCFELHTFSSLTKDFLSQYNGTLTGADVAYVFFNPHALELKKLPPIDPNDVIQGFGDPHPAVFTDANNLVDVLLQHNWGNSNLLIMTSGNLAGTDLQHLADEVVKH, translated from the coding sequence ATGCGTGTTCATTTTATTGCTATAGGCGGCAGCGCAATGCACAACCTGGCCATAGCCATGAAGCTAAAAGGTTACCAGGTAACCGGTTCCGACGATGAAATTTTTGAACCATCGCTTTCACGTCTTAAGAACCATGGTCTTTTGCCTAGCCATCAGGGTTGGAACCCAAGCATTATAACCCCTGAAATTGATGCCATTGTGCTGGGCATGCATGCACGAGCCGATAATCCGGAATTGCTCAGGGCAAAAGAACTTGGCATAAAGATCTATTCGTATCCCGAATTCCTTTACGAGCAATCGCGACAAAAAACAAGGATTGTTGTGGGTGGAAGCCATGGCAAAACCACTATCACATCAATGATCATGCACGTGCTAAAGCACCTCAACTTTAAGTTCGATTATATGGTTGGCGCTCAGCTAAAGGGCTTTGAGAATATGGTGTCGTTCTCCGATGATGCGCCATTTGCAGTTTTTGAGGGCGATGAGTACCTTACATCCCCTATCGATCCTCGACCAAAATTTCATGTTTACCGTCCAAACATTGCAATTATATCGGGAATTTCATGGGATCATATTAACGTTTTTCCCACTTTTGATATCTACCGGGAACAGTTTGCTAAGTTTATTGATTGTATTGAGCCCAACGGAACAATCATATACTGTGCCGACGACCCTGAGGTTTGTAGGGTTGTAGAAGAAAGCCAACGGAACGATATCAAAAGAATTCCCTACCATACCCATCCACATGGTATAGCAAACGGCATCTGGAGCCTTGATTTCAATGGCACAAGCATCCCATTAAAGGTATTCGGAAAGCACAATATGCAGAACATATCGGCTGCGAAAGCGGCTTGCATTACCCTTGGAGTTACTGAAAAACAATTCTACAATGCCATTGAAACTTTCGAAGGAGCTTCAAAGCGATTGCAGCTGCTAGCGCAAGGAACAAGCACCAGTGTTTTTTTGGATTTTGCTCATTCACCATCAAAACTTAAAGCTACCATTGAGGCTGTTAGGGAGCTATATCCTGCCCGAAAACTGGTGGTATGCTTTGAGCTACACACCTTTAGTAGCCTGACAAAAGATTTTTTAAGCCAGTATAATGGAACTCTCACAGGTGCTGATGTTGCATACGTTTTCTTCAATCCCCATGCCCTGGAATTGAAAAAATTGCCACCAATTGACCCAAACGATGTAATTCAAGGATTTGGTGATCCTCATCCTGCTGTATTTACTGATGCAAACAACCTTGTCGACGTCCTATTACAGCACAACTGGGGCAATAGCAACCTGTTGATAATGACTTCAGGCAATCTTGCTGGAACCGATTTACAACATTTAGCTGATGAGGTTGTTAAACACTAA
- a CDS encoding glycoside hydrolase family 25 protein: protein MKRKKRNSHYILPVALFIGALAVWIIVRFISDPHHRYLIWGIDVSAHTGKIDWEKVKDHKVDFAFIKASEGATLKDKSFRNNVTRAREAGIPVGAYHFFNFNRRGIAQAQNFLRAIDGVELDLPPVVDVEEWGNVVRRPRKQIIADLVDFVELVEKTTGQKVLIYTNKDTFKWYISETFPDHDIWICSFDHTPEIEKSWTFWQYHHEGRLKGVQGKVDFNVFYGNTIEWKNYLNNKKR from the coding sequence ATGAAGAGGAAAAAAAGAAATAGCCATTACATTTTACCCGTTGCCCTTTTTATTGGTGCTTTAGCCGTATGGATTATTGTACGATTCATTTCCGATCCTCATCACCGTTACTTGATTTGGGGTATCGACGTATCAGCTCATACCGGAAAAATTGACTGGGAAAAAGTAAAGGATCATAAGGTTGATTTTGCCTTTATAAAGGCAAGCGAGGGTGCCACCCTTAAGGACAAATCGTTTCGCAACAATGTTACCCGTGCAAGGGAAGCGGGTATTCCCGTGGGTGCTTACCATTTCTTTAACTTCAACCGGAGGGGCATTGCTCAGGCACAAAACTTCTTAAGGGCAATTGATGGGGTTGAACTCGATTTACCCCCTGTGGTTGATGTTGAGGAATGGGGTAATGTGGTTCGTAGGCCACGCAAGCAAATAATTGCCGACCTGGTTGACTTTGTCGAACTTGTTGAAAAAACAACTGGACAAAAGGTTTTAATTTACACCAATAAGGATACATTTAAATGGTACATTAGCGAAACGTTTCCCGATCACGATATCTGGATCTGCTCTTTCGATCATACCCCCGAAATTGAGAAGTCATGGACCTTTTGGCAGTACCACCACGAGGGGCGACTAAAAGGAGTTCAGGGTAAGGTTGATTTTAACGTGTTTTACGGCAATACCATTGAATGGAAAAATTACTTGAACAATAAGAAACGGTAG
- a CDS encoding tetratricopeptide repeat-containing sensor histidine kinase: MKFRIVKAIALNISLLLILFVAQSGFISAQDDLLEGVKPSSLEALAKVLERPDDSVKVVTLKLLCWENRNSDPDKAIEYGQMAVSLAKSLNLKMELSDSYNRLGIAYRNKGRYAQALECYFNGLEVSRTHGFDKHLAFQYNNLADLYNRLGLYGRAIEFGKRAMEYAQKVNDDYTLAYIYNIMGTIYKNKNELDSALNCFTHSLELRQKIGYNQGIATSHLNIGSIELLREQYSKSLQSIQTAIDLYSPKNDLQGIAIAYYYKGQLYNKLGNFNNAIYCFDESLKYNESFKNLTVSRDCYNGLAYAYAQKKLFDKAYYFSSKATEINDSISLSQYVERLTQLTEALKYEETLNLQKEREKALAERLDFQRNIIKLYIAIIILLALVVGLGIYFYIKRAKDIRLLQAQRDEINMLNSTKDRFFSILAHDLKNQLTSIVTIAQMVKDKSLAIGDDGLIELSRRLYALGFATNDLLENVLSWIKSQGKQVIARKSNIDLKEFIDRVILTQKPAAEIKSVAINNRVEPGISIHTDTDMLSTVVRNLISNAIKFSNPGGRVDVFALQKGNHVEISITDYGVGMPRETTDRLFNTLESLTQPGTMNEQGSGLGLIICNQLVTDLGGQIKVTSEPQRGSTFTVSLPHVS, translated from the coding sequence ATGAAGTTTCGCATAGTTAAGGCTATAGCTTTAAACATCTCCTTACTACTAATACTTTTTGTTGCTCAATCGGGGTTTATAAGCGCTCAGGACGATTTGCTGGAAGGTGTTAAGCCTTCATCGCTTGAGGCACTTGCAAAGGTTCTGGAGCGTCCCGACGACTCTGTGAAAGTGGTTACATTAAAGTTACTATGCTGGGAGAACCGAAACAGCGATCCGGATAAAGCCATAGAGTATGGACAAATGGCGGTTTCGCTTGCCAAATCGTTAAACCTTAAAATGGAATTGTCCGATTCATACAACCGCTTAGGTATAGCTTATAGGAACAAAGGACGATACGCTCAAGCCCTGGAGTGTTACTTTAACGGATTGGAGGTTTCACGAACCCATGGTTTTGACAAGCACTTAGCATTTCAGTATAACAACCTAGCCGACCTGTATAATAGGCTTGGGCTGTACGGAAGAGCTATTGAGTTTGGCAAGCGTGCCATGGAGTATGCCCAAAAGGTTAACGATGATTATACCCTTGCCTACATTTACAACATCATGGGTACCATATACAAGAATAAGAATGAGCTAGATTCGGCGCTAAATTGTTTCACGCATTCACTGGAGTTACGGCAGAAAATTGGATACAATCAGGGTATAGCAACGTCGCATCTCAACATAGGATCAATAGAGCTGCTGAGGGAACAATACAGTAAAAGTTTACAAAGCATTCAAACTGCCATTGATTTATATTCACCCAAAAACGATTTGCAAGGGATTGCAATTGCATACTATTACAAAGGTCAACTATACAATAAATTAGGTAACTTCAATAATGCCATTTACTGTTTTGATGAAAGCTTAAAGTATAACGAGAGTTTTAAGAACCTTACGGTATCGCGCGATTGCTATAACGGTTTGGCATATGCCTATGCTCAAAAGAAACTATTCGATAAGGCATACTATTTTAGTAGCAAGGCAACCGAGATAAACGATAGCATATCGCTTAGCCAGTACGTTGAGCGCTTAACCCAGCTAACTGAGGCTTTAAAGTACGAGGAAACGCTGAACCTACAAAAAGAAAGGGAAAAGGCACTTGCTGAACGCTTGGATTTCCAGCGAAATATTATAAAACTTTACATTGCAATCATAATCCTTCTTGCTCTTGTAGTTGGGCTTGGTATTTATTTTTACATTAAACGGGCAAAGGATATCAGGCTACTACAGGCTCAGCGCGATGAAATTAACATGCTTAACAGTACCAAGGATAGATTTTTCTCAATTCTTGCCCATGACCTTAAAAATCAGTTAACCTCCATTGTAACCATTGCGCAAATGGTAAAGGATAAAAGTCTTGCCATTGGCGACGATGGATTGATAGAGCTTTCGAGGCGTTTATATGCCTTAGGCTTTGCCACAAACGATTTGCTGGAAAATGTTCTTAGCTGGATTAAATCGCAGGGTAAGCAGGTTATAGCCCGAAAGAGCAACATTGATTTGAAAGAGTTTATTGACAGGGTAATACTGACCCAAAAGCCTGCAGCCGAGATTAAAAGTGTTGCTATAAACAACAGGGTTGAGCCCGGCATTAGCATTCACACCGATACCGATATGTTAAGCACGGTGGTTAGGAATTTGATTTCTAATGCCATTAAGTTTTCTAACCCCGGGGGAAGGGTTGATGTGTTCGCTTTGCAAAAGGGAAACCATGTGGAAATTTCCATTACCGATTACGGGGTGGGTATGCCCAGGGAAACCACCGATAGGCTTTTTAATACCCTAGAATCATTGACCCAACCTGGCACAATGAACGAGCAGGGTAGTGGGCTTGGCTTAATAATCTGCAATCAGCTGGTAACCGATTTAGGCGGACAGATTAAGGTAACCAGCGAGCCGCAAAGGGGGAGCACTTTTACGGTTAGTTTGCCTCACGTTAGTTAA
- the trkA gene encoding Trk system potassium transporter TrkA, with protein MYIIVVGAGEVGTHLAKMLAKEYHDVTVIDPDEEMLSHVTATADVLTIQGSATSIKVLKEANIKKADLFIAVAHSEETNIVSATLAKKLGAKKVIARIDKWEYLQPNNKEIFLNLGIDSLIYPERLAAREIITLLGQTSSTEFVDFSGGKLSLIVFKLEEDSPVVDYTLLQATKNTQSLDYRAVAISREGITIIPRGNDQFKVNDLVYVIANQNGIKEMLEYSGKKNIDVNNLMILGGSRIAIHLATELERSMNVKLIEVDPEKSEKLAAQFKNALVINGDGRDTDLLMEEGLQYMDAFVAVTGNSETNILSCIIAKRMGVKKTIAEIENINYIRLAESIGVDTVINKKLITASRIFRYTMSTDVSTIKCLTGSDAEVLEFIVKPGAPITKGKLKDIGFPKDAIVGGVVRGDNAFIAKGDTEIKPYDRVVVFALPTAINKVGKYFN; from the coding sequence ATGTACATTATAGTTGTTGGCGCAGGCGAAGTAGGAACACATCTGGCTAAAATGTTAGCCAAGGAATATCACGATGTTACTGTGATTGACCCCGATGAGGAGATGCTTAGTCACGTCACAGCCACTGCCGATGTACTCACCATTCAGGGTTCGGCAACATCGATAAAGGTTTTGAAGGAGGCTAACATCAAAAAGGCCGATTTGTTTATAGCCGTTGCACACTCTGAGGAAACCAATATAGTTTCGGCAACCCTTGCCAAAAAACTTGGCGCCAAAAAGGTAATTGCCCGTATCGACAAGTGGGAATACCTACAACCCAACAACAAGGAAATTTTCCTAAACCTTGGTATCGATTCGCTCATCTACCCTGAAAGGCTAGCCGCCCGCGAAATTATCACCCTGCTTGGCCAAACCAGCTCTACCGAGTTTGTCGATTTCTCCGGTGGAAAGCTTTCGCTCATTGTATTCAAGCTCGAAGAGGATTCTCCGGTTGTTGACTATACACTGCTTCAGGCTACCAAGAATACTCAGAGTCTGGACTATAGAGCCGTTGCCATATCGCGCGAGGGTATTACCATTATCCCCCGGGGGAACGACCAATTCAAGGTAAACGACCTTGTTTACGTTATTGCAAACCAGAATGGTATTAAAGAGATGCTGGAGTACTCCGGAAAAAAGAATATTGATGTTAACAACCTGATGATTCTGGGAGGAAGCCGCATTGCAATACATCTGGCCACTGAGCTGGAGCGTTCCATGAATGTTAAGCTTATTGAGGTTGACCCCGAGAAGAGCGAAAAGCTGGCTGCCCAGTTTAAAAATGCTCTTGTAATTAATGGCGATGGGCGTGATACCGACCTGTTGATGGAAGAAGGCCTACAGTACATGGACGCCTTTGTGGCGGTTACCGGTAATTCGGAAACCAATATCCTGTCGTGTATTATTGCAAAGCGAATGGGGGTAAAAAAGACTATTGCCGAGATTGAAAACATCAACTATATAAGGTTAGCTGAAAGTATTGGTGTTGATACCGTAATTAATAAGAAGTTGATTACGGCAAGCCGCATTTTCCGCTACACCATGAGCACCGATGTTTCCACCATCAAGTGCCTTACCGGTTCCGATGCCGAGGTGCTTGAGTTTATTGTTAAACCAGGCGCCCCTATAACCAAGGGTAAACTCAAGGATATTGGCTTCCCTAAGGATGCCATAGTTGGGGGTGTTGTTCGTGGCGATAACGCCTTTATTGCTAAAGGCGATACAGAAATAAAGCCCTACGACCGAGTAGTGGTGTTTGCCCTCCCTACGGCTATAAACAAGGTCGGTAAGTACTTTAACTAA